The region CGGCTCTGTGAACGAGCTCGACCAGGAGGCGTCAAAACTTCCGACGATCATCCGGGCGGGCGGGGCCTATGTCACGGGAATCGAATCCTTCGATGGAACGTTGACGCTGGCTTCGGACCTTGTCTCGTACACCGGCGAGAGTACGACACACCTGCATGTCGGCGCTGAAGTGAACTACCGGCAGGCGCTCTCTCTGCGCGCCGGGTACATGACGGGCTATGACGCGAGATCGTTCACGGCGGGTGTGGGGTTCAGATATTCGCAGTTCCAACTTGATTATGCGTTTGCGCCCACGAAGTTCGACCTGGGATCGACGCATACGTTTTCGCTCATGATCGAATTTAACTGAGAAATCGTTCGGAACGATAGGTGATTTGATGCTGTTCTCTCTTTGAGGCCATATGACAAAAACCTTTACTATAAAAATCATCTGTTACGCGGTTGTTTTGAGCGCACTGGGCATGCCCGCGTCGGGATTCGCGCAATCCACGAAGGAAAAGCCGAAGGCGGAATTGAGCTGGAAGCCGTTTGAAACGGGCTTCGCCAAAGCAAATACCGAGAAAAAGAAGGTACTTCTCGACGTCTATACGGACTGGTGCGGCTGGTGCAAAAGGTTGGACAAGGATGTCTATTCGGACAAGCGGGTGGTGGACTACCTGACCGAGCATTACTACGTCGTGAAGCTGAACGCCGAAGACACCGCGAGCGTCACGTATAAGGATAAGAAGTCGACGAAGCCCCAATTCGCGGGAGCGTTCGGCGTGAAGGGCTATCCCACGATCATCTTCTTCGACTCAAAGGGCGACCCGATCACTTCCCTCCCGGGCTACGTGGACGCCGATAAATTCCTGACCATCGCGAAGTTCATCGGAGAGGATTACTACAAGTCGATGACGTGGGAAAGCTACCAGAAGATGAACGAACCGAAGAACCCGAAGGAGTGAGGGAGGATAGTCCCTCGAAGGGGATCATTTGAAACCTCCAGATGCGCGAAGCGTCTGGAGGTTTTCTGTTCTTAGGGGGTAGAACGAATGGATGAGGCTCCCCCGGGTTCACAATTTGAGGAGCAGAGTCTTCTTTATTTGTTGTATCTGATCCGCATGCACATCGGCCTTCTTTGCATAAGTGACCCAATGTGAAACCGTTTCTAAGATTCGATCTATGATCTCCCCGGATTTCTTGACGTTCATACTCCGGGCAACTTCCAGAAGGTCACTACGCTTGATGCCATCGCGTTTTCCGTTCAAGCTCATCTGGTGCGCCTTCATCCATCTGTTTTTGGGGTCGTACGCATACGTGACATCGTACGCGGGGGACAGCTTCCAGGCGCCGTTTTCGTCCATCAGGAAAGAGATGTTCTTCGTATGATCGTCCTGGTTCCGGGCGATCACATTGAATGCCATTCGCCGATAGAATTCTTCCATATCGGTGTGGGGAAGTTTGAGCTGCCGCATGGCCTGGAACGACTGTTCGTACGAATTGGCGAGAGGATCGTTATAGTCCAGGTGGGCGATCGCGCAGAGCGTTTGCATGTGGAGCTTCTTTACCCCCTCTCGGTCGAATCGTTTGGACATGAAGTGAGCCCGGCCATCTTCTCTCAATAATTCGGCGTCCGTCATCTTGATTCCGCAATCCTGCGCCATCAGATGGTAAGCGTATTCGATCTTCCCGTACCCTTTGGGGTCTCCGAGCTGCTTATCGTTCACCCCGTCAAACTTGATGATCCAGTATTCGTAGTCTTCCAAGCCATCAATCTGACCTGAGCGAACATCTCCTGTTTTCTTATCGTACGCGATGATGGCTTTCGCTCTTGCTCCACCTGCCGAGGTTCCAACCCGGAAGATTTCCAAGAGTCCCTCGCCTGATTTGTCTCTAATATTGACTTTGAGGTTCTTTCGTTCTGCCAATATCGCCTTTGCCAGATCCACCAATTCCTTGATGTCGAGCTCGTGGGAGGTCTCATCAAATGGATGGATCGCAGGCTCATACTCCAAAGCACCCATGCCCCTCCTACCGGTATAGCAGAGCCGCTCCACAGAATTGAAACTATCGGGGTCGCGGCCCTGCTGGGAGAGCCAAGCTTCGATGAGCGTGTTTCCGAATCGATCGGGCAAGCT is a window of Bacteroidota bacterium DNA encoding:
- a CDS encoding type II toxin-antitoxin system HipA family toxin; its protein translation is MKRVARVNVWGTMVGAVAWDDARDLATFEFDESFLKKGLDLSPLRMPLEEARKSRMIYSFPSLSRETYKGLPGLLADSLPDRFGNTLIEAWLSQQGRDPDSFNSVERLCYTGRRGMGALEYEPAIHPFDETSHELDIKELVDLAKAILAERKNLKVNIRDKSGEGLLEIFRVGTSAGGARAKAIIAYDKKTGDVRSGQIDGLEDYEYWIIKFDGVNDKQLGDPKGYGKIEYAYHLMAQDCGIKMTDAELLREDGRAHFMSKRFDREGVKKLHMQTLCAIAHLDYNDPLANSYEQSFQAMRQLKLPHTDMEEFYRRMAFNVIARNQDDHTKNISFLMDENGAWKLSPAYDVTYAYDPKNRWMKAHQMSLNGKRDGIKRSDLLEVARSMNVKKSGEIIDRILETVSHWVTYAKKADVHADQIQQIKKTLLLKL
- a CDS encoding thioredoxin fold domain-containing protein; protein product: MTKTFTIKIICYAVVLSALGMPASGFAQSTKEKPKAELSWKPFETGFAKANTEKKKVLLDVYTDWCGWCKRLDKDVYSDKRVVDYLTEHYYVVKLNAEDTASVTYKDKKSTKPQFAGAFGVKGYPTIIFFDSKGDPITSLPGYVDADKFLTIAKFIGEDYYKSMTWESYQKMNEPKNPKE